Proteins encoded within one genomic window of Phototrophicus methaneseepsis:
- a CDS encoding S1 RNA-binding domain-containing protein, with translation MSDNAGTSIATLQPGDEVKGHVRHVGLYGAMVDIGAESDALLHLSQLGRKDFQNLEEVVKLGDEVEAFVLKVDEENKRIALTMVKPPALPWEAVKRGDTYKGTVTRIEPYGVFVDIGAERPGMVHISELTDGYVERPEDVVNIGDEVEARVIKMSRRNRQIDLSMRTPEEEVTAAMAPEEEIPTAMEIALRRAQQHAQRNTTPRKASKGGARRPRRDQDDIYRRTLRDHYGDED, from the coding sequence ATGTCTGATAATGCGGGGACATCAATCGCTACATTACAGCCCGGCGATGAAGTAAAAGGGCATGTACGTCACGTGGGCCTGTACGGTGCCATGGTGGATATTGGTGCAGAAAGCGATGCTTTACTGCATCTTTCCCAGCTTGGTCGCAAAGACTTTCAAAATCTGGAAGAAGTCGTCAAGTTAGGGGATGAGGTTGAGGCTTTTGTCCTCAAAGTTGACGAAGAGAATAAGCGCATTGCTTTGACGATGGTCAAGCCGCCTGCGCTGCCATGGGAAGCTGTGAAGCGTGGCGATACCTATAAAGGTACTGTGACGCGTATTGAGCCGTATGGCGTGTTCGTAGATATTGGTGCGGAACGCCCAGGTATGGTTCATATTTCAGAATTGACTGATGGTTATGTGGAGCGTCCTGAAGATGTCGTCAATATTGGCGATGAAGTGGAAGCCCGCGTTATCAAGATGTCACGGCGTAATCGTCAGATTGATCTGAGTATGCGCACGCCGGAAGAAGAAGTGACAGCAGCAATGGCGCCGGAAGAAGAAATCCCGACCGCTATGGAAATTGCTCTGCGTCGTGCTCAGCAGCATGCACAGCGCAATACGACTCCGCGCAAGGCGTCTAAGGGTGGCGCACGTCGCCCACGCCGCGACCAGGATGATATTTACCGCCGCACACTGCGCGATCATTACGGCGACGAAGACTAA